The genomic region GGCGACAGCAAGGTGCTGCGCTTGAAATGCTCATGAAAGGTCGAGGGGCTCATGTTCGCATAACGCGCCAGCGTGTCGACGTTAAGCGGCTCGGCGAAATGCTCATGCAGATGGCTGAGAGACGCCGCCAGCCGGGCAAACTGCCCCTGCTGTTCGACCAGCGCCCGCAGTACGTCGGCCTGGGGCCCGCGCAGGGCGGTGAACAACACTTCACGCAAGCGCGCCTGGCCCATGATCCGGCACTCCAGCGGATCGTGCAGGCAACGCAGCAATTGCTCGACGCTATGGCGCATGGCATCGTCGAGCGCCACCGAGGTCATCGACTCCGGCGTCTGCGCCGAGGCACCCGGTTCGTTCGCCAGCCCCATCGCCAGCACCAACTCGCTCAACAACGCCCGGTCGATCCCGATGGACACCCCGAGCAGGGGCTCCTCTGGAGTGGCAAAGGTTTCGTATTCGAACGGCACCGGCAACGCCTGGATCAGATAATGCCCGGCACCGTATTCCAGGGTCCGGGGCCCCAGGTAGGCCAGCTTGCTGCCCTGCACGATCACCATCAGGCTCGGTTCGTAGATCTGTGGGCAACGCGCGACATTGCCGGACGCCGAGACGATCTGCACCTCAGGCAACAGGGTCGGCAAAAATCCCGGGCGGGTCGCCAGCGGCTGGAGCAACGCAACCAGCGTTGCATTGGCGTCGAGATGACGGGTCAACTGCATGGCAAATATTTCACGGAAAAAGGGATACCAACATCATCGCAGGTCTGGCGCCACAGGAAAGTGCCAGAGCACTGATCCCGGAGGATTAGGCATGACACCCGGAGGAATCGTCATGGTCGTGCTCCGACGCGATCACGACAATGGTCCACCTCATCCGTCAGCGCTTTTGCAAGGTTTGCCCCATGTATACCGCCATTGGTTATGCCGCCCAGTCTGCCACCACGCCCCTCGCCCCGATGACCTTCCAGCGCCGTTCACCACGACCGGACGACGTGGCCATCGAGATTCTCTACTGCGGCGTCTGTCACTCGGATATCCACCAGGCCCGCAATGAATGGGGCATTGCCGTCTACCCACTGATGCCCGGCCATGAAATCGTCGGCAAGGTCACTGCCGTCGGCAGCCAGGTCACCCGGCATAAAGTCGGCGACCTGGTCGGCGTCGGTTGCATGGTCGACTCCTGCCGTGACTGCACTGCCTGCAAGGCCAACCTGGAGCAGTACTGCGAAAACAATCCGACCATGACCTACGCCACCCCGGACCGGGTCGATGGCAGCAACACCATGGGCGGTTACTCCGACAGCATCGTGGTCAGCGAGCATTTCGTCGTGCGCATCCCGGAAAAACTCGACCTGGCCAGCGCTGCGCCGCTGCTCTGCGCCGGCATCACCACCTACTCGCCGCTCAAGCACTACGGCGTCAAGGCCGGTGACAAGGTCGGGATTCTCGGCATGGGCGGCCTGGGCCACATGGGCATCAAGTTCGCCAAGGCCCTGGGCGCCGAAGTCACCCTGTTCACCCGTTCGGCGAGCAAGGCCGAGGAGGCCCGCCGCCAGGGTGCCGACCATGTGATCGTGTCCACCGACGACGCGCAGATGCAGGCCGCCGCCGGACGTTTCGACTTCCTGCTCGACACCATTCCGGTGCAACACGACCTCAATCCCTACCTGGACACCCTGACCTTCGATGGCGTGCAT from Pseudomonas asplenii harbors:
- a CDS encoding AraC family transcriptional regulator, which gives rise to MQLTRHLDANATLVALLQPLATRPGFLPTLLPEVQIVSASGNVARCPQIYEPSLMVIVQGSKLAYLGPRTLEYGAGHYLIQALPVPFEYETFATPEEPLLGVSIGIDRALLSELVLAMGLANEPGASAQTPESMTSVALDDAMRHSVEQLLRCLHDPLECRIMGQARLREVLFTALRGPQADVLRALVEQQGQFARLAASLSHLHEHFAEPLNVDTLARYANMSPSTFHEHFKRSTLLSPVQYLKRLRLLKAQRLLAGDGLGVAQVAHRVGYQSTSQFSREYKRYFERTPGEEGMLTGQSA
- a CDS encoding NAD(P)-dependent alcohol dehydrogenase, which gives rise to MYTAIGYAAQSATTPLAPMTFQRRSPRPDDVAIEILYCGVCHSDIHQARNEWGIAVYPLMPGHEIVGKVTAVGSQVTRHKVGDLVGVGCMVDSCRDCTACKANLEQYCENNPTMTYATPDRVDGSNTMGGYSDSIVVSEHFVVRIPEKLDLASAAPLLCAGITTYSPLKHYGVKAGDKVGILGMGGLGHMGIKFAKALGAEVTLFTRSASKAEEARRQGADHVIVSTDDAQMQAAAGRFDFLLDTIPVQHDLNPYLDTLTFDGVHILVGLIEPVDPALHAGKLVMKRRVLAGSLIGGIAETQEVLDFCAEHDISCDIEMLDIRHINEAYSRMIAGDVKYRFVIDMATLKV